A window of the Lactuca sativa cultivar Salinas chromosome 7, Lsat_Salinas_v11, whole genome shotgun sequence genome harbors these coding sequences:
- the LOC111891051 gene encoding uncharacterized mitochondrial protein AtMg00810-like, giving the protein MTKSQFKMSMMGTIKNFMGLNILQSRQGIFINQDKYSRNLLEKFGMTSSSKLQVPVAVGTRLGPSLDKSVFDLTLYMSMIGSLLYLTVSRPDIMFIVCNCARYQSNHKEPHLTARKNIFCYLKGTASLGLWYPSKTGFFIQSFLDANLGRFQLERKSSSGGC; this is encoded by the coding sequence ATGACGAAGAGTCAGTTTaagatgagcatgatggggacGATTAAAAATTTTATGGGATTAAATATTCTTCAAAGCAGACAAGGAATCTTTATCAATCAAGATAAGTATTCTCGCAATcttcttgaaaagtttggaatgacgagTAGTTCAAAATTGCAAGTACCTGTGGCAGTTGGCACACGACTTGGACCTTCATTGGACAAGTCTGTTTTTGATCTCACGTTATACATGAGCATGATTGGTTCATTGTTATACTTAACTGTgagtcgacctgatattatgtttattGTTTGCAATTGTGCGAGGTATCAGTCAAATCATAAAGAACCCCATCTAACTGCAAGAAAGAATATCTTTTGCTATCTCAAAGGGACAGCTTCATTGGGTttgtggtacccttcgaagactGGCTTCTTCATTCAATCATTTTTGGATGCCAACCTAGGTAGATTTCAACTCGAAAGGAAAAGCAGTTCTGGTGGATGTTAA